The following coding sequences lie in one Methylotuvimicrobium alcaliphilum 20Z genomic window:
- a CDS encoding malate dehydrogenase, with amino-acid sequence MKTPVKIAVTGAAGQISYSLLFRLASGELLGPDQPMIFHLLETPQALALGALNGVVMELNDCAYPLLHKIVTTDDPDVAFKDVDYAFLIGASPRKPGMERKDLLAINAQIFSVQGQALSKVASRDVKVLVTGNPANTNALIAISNAPDLRPENFSAMMMLDHKRATFQLADKCGVLSNDIKNIIIWGNHSAGQYPDLHHAKVKGQDALSLVEWDWFVDKFIPTVQQRGAVVIQAVGRSSAASAANAALNLMRNWVFGTDEGNWISMAVPSDGSYGIEKDLVYSFPVEIKNGEISIVQGLEISDFSREKMRKSEAELKEEREAVKHLL; translated from the coding sequence ATGAAAACGCCAGTTAAAATTGCCGTTACAGGTGCCGCGGGACAGATCAGTTATTCCTTATTGTTTCGCTTGGCTAGCGGAGAATTATTAGGCCCCGATCAGCCAATGATTTTTCATTTGTTGGAAACGCCGCAGGCATTAGCATTAGGCGCATTGAATGGCGTGGTAATGGAGCTTAACGATTGCGCCTATCCGTTGCTGCATAAAATTGTCACGACCGATGATCCCGACGTCGCTTTCAAAGATGTCGATTACGCATTTCTAATCGGTGCGAGTCCGCGTAAGCCGGGGATGGAGCGTAAGGATTTGTTGGCAATTAATGCCCAGATTTTTTCTGTGCAGGGTCAAGCCCTTAGTAAGGTTGCCAGCAGGGATGTTAAGGTATTGGTTACCGGCAATCCTGCCAATACTAATGCTTTGATCGCCATCAGTAATGCACCGGATTTAAGGCCGGAGAATTTTTCGGCAATGATGATGCTCGATCATAAGCGTGCGACTTTTCAGCTTGCCGATAAATGCGGGGTACTGTCCAACGACATCAAAAATATTATCATTTGGGGTAATCATTCGGCAGGGCAGTATCCGGATCTCCATCATGCCAAAGTCAAAGGGCAGGATGCTTTGTCGTTGGTTGAGTGGGATTGGTTTGTCGACAAATTTATTCCAACCGTACAGCAGCGCGGAGCCGTGGTCATACAAGCGGTTGGCCGATCCAGTGCGGCTTCTGCGGCCAATGCCGCGTTAAATTTGATGCGCAACTGGGTTTTTGGGACCGACGAAGGTAATTGGATCAGCATGGCTGTTCCATCGGACGGCAGTTACGGAATTGAAAAGGATTTGGTTTATTCGTTTCCAGTTGAGATCAAAAACGGAGAAATTAGTATCGTCCAGGGTTTGGAGATTAGTGATTTCAGCCGGGAAAAAATGCGCAAGTCCGAAGCCGAGTTGAAAGAAGAGCGCGAAGCGGTAAAGCATTTGCTCTAA
- the hemE gene encoding uroporphyrinogen decarboxylase, producing the protein MTILQNDTFLRAILKQPVDRTPVWMMRQAGRYLPEYRKIREQAGSFMNLCTNPELACEVTLQPLDRYAFDAAILFSDILTIPDAMGLGLSFAEGEGPRFSNPIRSAADVDKLPIPDPEQELRYVIDAVRLIRTSLQGRVPLIGFSGSPWTLATYMVEGGSSKSFQKIKSMMYEQPGVVHRMLEKLAKSVALYLNAQIAAGAQAVMLFDTWGGMLTSEDYLEFSLHYAKLVREQLQTEADGRRVPTILFTKGGGLWLEAMVDSGYDALGLDWQTDIGVARARVGDKVALQGNMDPVSLYANPDVIRAKVQNVLERYGRGSGHVFNLGHGILPDINPEHVKAMVDAVHEFSPAYHVL; encoded by the coding sequence ATGACGATATTACAAAACGATACTTTCCTCAGAGCCATATTAAAACAACCGGTCGACAGAACGCCGGTCTGGATGATGCGTCAGGCAGGGCGCTATTTACCGGAGTATCGTAAAATCCGCGAGCAAGCCGGAAGTTTCATGAATTTATGCACGAACCCGGAGCTGGCTTGCGAAGTTACGCTGCAGCCGTTGGATCGATATGCTTTCGACGCGGCTATTTTGTTTTCCGATATTTTGACGATACCCGATGCAATGGGTTTGGGCCTAAGTTTTGCCGAAGGCGAAGGTCCTAGGTTCAGCAATCCGATTCGCTCGGCTGCCGATGTCGATAAATTACCGATACCCGATCCCGAGCAGGAATTGCGTTATGTGATCGATGCAGTTCGTTTAATTAGAACTTCGCTGCAAGGCCGCGTGCCGTTGATCGGTTTTTCCGGCAGCCCTTGGACCTTGGCGACTTACATGGTCGAGGGCGGAAGCAGTAAAAGCTTTCAAAAGATCAAGTCGATGATGTATGAACAGCCCGGTGTTGTGCATCGTATGCTGGAGAAATTGGCAAAATCGGTGGCCTTGTATTTAAATGCGCAAATCGCGGCCGGCGCTCAGGCGGTGATGCTGTTCGATACTTGGGGCGGGATGTTGACTTCAGAGGATTATCTGGAGTTCTCGTTACACTATGCCAAGTTGGTGCGCGAGCAATTGCAAACCGAAGCGGACGGCCGCAGGGTTCCGACGATATTATTTACCAAAGGCGGCGGGCTTTGGCTCGAAGCAATGGTCGATAGCGGTTACGATGCCTTGGGTTTGGATTGGCAAACCGATATCGGGGTAGCCAGGGCGCGCGTCGGCGATAAGGTGGCCTTGCAGGGTAATATGGATCCCGTAAGCCTTTATGCCAACCCGGATGTCATTCGCGCGAAGGTCCAAAACGTACTGGAGCGTTACGGTCGCGGTTCCGGGCATGTCTTCAATCTCGGTCACGGTATTTTGCCGGATATCAATCCGGAGCATGTCAAAGCGATGGTCGACGCGGTGCATGAGTTCAGCCCGGCTTATCATGTTCTTTGA
- a CDS encoding NADP-dependent methylenetetrahydromethanopterin/methylenetetrahydrofolate dehydrogenase: MKKLLFQFDTDPRPSAFDTIVAYDGGADHVIGHGGLTPDTIAPLVEGTIFTRAPKDKKNTAIFVGGSDMLAGQQLFSAVQKHFFPGFQVSIMLDSNGSNTTAAAGVAKLASTSELSGKKAVVLAGTGPVGQRVAVMLAQEGCEVSLTSREMIRAEHACLTMRERFGVELTPIEAVDQDARGRAIENAQIVFAAGAAGVELLKAEHWQNNDRLELLADANATPPIGIGGIDMMDKGNERHGKIVWGAIGFGAFKLALHRACIAKLFETNTQVLDAEQIFAFAKEMA; encoded by the coding sequence ATGAAAAAACTGTTATTCCAATTCGACACCGATCCGCGCCCTTCAGCCTTTGATACGATTGTCGCTTATGACGGTGGTGCCGACCATGTCATCGGACATGGCGGATTAACACCCGACACTATCGCACCCTTGGTCGAAGGCACGATCTTTACCCGAGCACCGAAAGACAAAAAAAATACCGCTATTTTTGTCGGCGGCAGCGACATGCTGGCCGGTCAACAATTATTCTCGGCCGTACAAAAACATTTTTTTCCCGGCTTTCAAGTCTCGATCATGCTCGATAGCAACGGCAGCAATACTACCGCTGCCGCCGGCGTCGCGAAACTGGCTTCAACCAGTGAACTAAGCGGCAAAAAAGCGGTTGTTTTGGCTGGCACCGGCCCGGTCGGTCAACGCGTCGCGGTCATGCTGGCTCAAGAGGGCTGCGAAGTCTCGTTAACTTCTAGGGAAATGATACGAGCGGAACACGCCTGTCTAACGATGCGCGAACGCTTCGGCGTCGAACTGACACCTATCGAAGCTGTCGATCAAGACGCACGCGGCAGGGCAATTGAAAACGCTCAAATCGTATTTGCGGCAGGCGCGGCAGGCGTCGAATTACTCAAAGCCGAACATTGGCAAAATAATGATCGACTCGAATTATTGGCCGATGCGAATGCCACGCCCCCGATCGGTATCGGCGGCATCGATATGATGGATAAAGGCAACGAACGCCACGGCAAAATCGTCTGGGGAGCCATCGGTTTCGGCGCATTCAAACTCGCTTTACACCGTGCCTGCATCGCCAAACTGTTCGAAACTAATACGCAAGTACTCGATGCCGAACAAATTTTCGCATTCGCCAAGGAAATGGCTTAA
- a CDS encoding formate--tetrahydrofolate ligase gives MSDIAIAQQAQMRPIIDLAGEKFGIPAEHLDPYGHYKAKLSLEYVNNLTDREDGKLILVTAISPTPAGEGKTTTTVGLGDAINRLGNSAIMCLREPSLGPCFGVKGGAAGGGYSQVVPMEDINLHFTGDFHAIGVAHNLLSALIDNHINHGNALDIDSRRIQWKRVVDMNDRALRKITVGMGGPANGYLREDGYDIVVASEIMAILCLATSRVDLKERLGRIVIGYKSDRVTPVYASDLNAQGAMAALLKEAIKPNLVQTLENNIAIIHGGPFANIAHGCNTVTATKTALKLADYVVTEAGFGADLGAEKFLDIKCRMSGLKPSAVVLVATVRALKFHGGVAKEELNQENIDALQKGFTNLERHLDNIQRHYGLPCVICINHFTFDTDAEIALLKDKCEALGAKCVVSKHWAQGGAGAEELAQEVLAVVDNREPGFTYVYDEELPLWDKIETIATKLYGAIGITASPKVKAEINTLQQNHGKFPVCMAKTQMSFSTNPNERGAPSGHTVEISEVRLANGAGFIVAIAGDMMTMPGLPKVPAAERIDITDEGVITGLF, from the coding sequence ATGTCAGACATAGCAATCGCCCAACAAGCCCAAATGCGACCGATCATCGACTTGGCCGGCGAAAAATTCGGCATCCCGGCCGAGCATTTAGATCCATACGGTCACTATAAGGCTAAATTATCGCTCGAATACGTCAATAACTTGACCGACCGCGAAGACGGCAAATTGATTCTCGTCACCGCGATCAGCCCGACCCCGGCCGGCGAAGGCAAAACCACAACTACGGTAGGCTTGGGCGATGCGATCAACCGGCTCGGCAATTCGGCGATCATGTGCCTGCGCGAACCGTCGCTCGGGCCTTGTTTCGGCGTCAAAGGCGGCGCGGCCGGCGGCGGCTACTCGCAAGTCGTGCCGATGGAAGACATTAATCTGCATTTCACCGGCGATTTTCATGCGATCGGCGTCGCGCACAATCTCTTGTCGGCATTGATCGACAACCATATCAATCACGGCAACGCACTTGACATCGATTCGCGCCGGATTCAATGGAAACGAGTCGTCGACATGAACGACCGAGCGTTGCGCAAAATCACTGTCGGCATGGGCGGCCCGGCTAACGGCTATCTGCGCGAGGACGGATACGACATCGTCGTCGCGTCCGAAATCATGGCGATTTTGTGCCTGGCGACAAGCCGCGTCGACTTAAAAGAACGCCTCGGCCGAATCGTCATCGGCTACAAGTCCGACCGAGTCACGCCGGTTTATGCGAGCGATCTCAATGCGCAAGGGGCAATGGCCGCCTTATTGAAAGAAGCCATAAAGCCGAATCTAGTGCAAACGCTTGAAAACAATATCGCGATCATTCACGGCGGCCCGTTCGCGAATATCGCGCACGGTTGCAACACCGTCACCGCGACGAAAACCGCGTTGAAACTGGCCGATTATGTCGTGACCGAAGCGGGTTTCGGCGCCGATTTAGGCGCCGAGAAGTTTCTCGACATCAAATGCCGCATGTCCGGGCTGAAACCGTCGGCAGTCGTATTGGTCGCGACGGTACGCGCGTTGAAATTCCACGGCGGCGTCGCGAAAGAGGAGTTGAACCAAGAAAACATCGACGCTCTGCAAAAAGGTTTTACCAACCTGGAGCGTCATCTCGACAATATCCAACGCCATTACGGCTTGCCTTGCGTAATCTGCATCAATCATTTCACCTTCGACACCGACGCCGAAATCGCGCTGCTCAAAGACAAATGCGAGGCGCTCGGCGCGAAATGCGTGGTCTCGAAACATTGGGCGCAAGGCGGCGCCGGCGCGGAAGAGTTGGCGCAAGAAGTGCTTGCCGTCGTCGACAACCGCGAGCCCGGTTTCACTTATGTCTATGACGAAGAGCTGCCGCTGTGGGATAAGATCGAAACGATAGCGACCAAACTTTACGGCGCAATCGGCATCACCGCGAGCCCGAAAGTCAAAGCCGAAATCAACACGCTGCAACAAAACCACGGCAAATTTCCGGTTTGCATGGCCAAAACGCAAATGTCGTTCTCGACCAACCCGAACGAGCGAGGCGCGCCTTCCGGACACACGGTCGAAATCAGCGAAGTCAGGCTTGCCAACGGCGCGGGCTTCATCGTCGCGATCGCCGGCGACATGATGACGATGCCCGGTTTGCCGAAAGTCCCGGCCGCCGAACGCATCGATATCACCGACGAAGGCGTGATTACCGGGTTGTTTTAA
- a CDS encoding Uma2 family endonuclease, translated as MSIIAKKLDYLISVEDYLDGELIAETKHELIDGAVYAMVGTSGNHQRIAINVLAEFRSHLKNLPCEPFGSDMKVRVGSNFFYPDAIVDCHFDESQPYYTETPIIIVEVLSKTTRRNDKTVKLANYLKLPTLQEYVMIEQDYVEVEVLRRSEGWVSKHYYLGDDVTFEAIDLTLPVEVIYQRVHNEDMLAFLAAKSE; from the coding sequence ATGAGTATCATTGCAAAGAAGCTGGATTATTTGATCAGTGTCGAGGATTATTTGGACGGCGAGTTGATTGCCGAAACCAAGCATGAATTGATTGATGGCGCCGTCTATGCGATGGTCGGGACGAGTGGAAATCATCAGCGTATAGCGATTAATGTTCTGGCGGAGTTTAGGAGTCATTTAAAAAACCTTCCTTGCGAGCCGTTCGGTTCGGATATGAAGGTCAGAGTCGGTTCGAATTTTTTTTATCCCGATGCGATCGTCGATTGTCATTTCGACGAGTCGCAGCCTTACTATACCGAAACGCCTATCATCATCGTCGAAGTGTTGTCGAAGACGACTCGCCGCAACGACAAGACCGTCAAACTGGCCAATTACTTGAAGCTACCGACTCTGCAAGAATATGTGATGATCGAGCAAGATTATGTCGAGGTCGAAGTGCTGAGGCGGTCCGAAGGATGGGTTTCGAAACATTATTATCTGGGAGACGATGTGACTTTCGAGGCGATCGATTTGACGCTGCCGGTCGAAGTCATTTATCAGCGGGTTCATAACGAGGACATGCTGGCATTTTTGGCGGCTAAATCGGAGTAG
- the glyA gene encoding serine hydroxymethyltransferase, whose product MFTKSQTIAGYDNELFQALEEERRRQEDHIELIASENYTSPRVMEAQGTLLTNKYAEGYPGKRYYGGCEYVDKVEQLAIDRAKELFGADYANVQAHSGSQANMAVFMALIQPGDTILGLSLADGGHLTHGAKPNFSGKIYNAVQYGLHPDTGLIDYDQVEALAIEHKPKVLVAGFSAYSRIWDWQRFREIADKVGAYLLVDMAHVAGLVAAGLYPNPVPFADVVTSTTHKSLRGPRGGLILCKSNPEIEKKFDSSIFPGIQGGPSMHVIAAKAVAFKEAMETEFKTYQQQVINNAKAMAEVFIDRGFDVVSGGTDNHLMLVSLIPKGITGKAADAALGRAHITVNKNAVPNDPQSPFVTSGIRVGTPAPTTRGFKEAQMTEIAHLMCDVMENIDNESVISAVRDKVAILCSRFPVYG is encoded by the coding sequence ATGTTTACTAAATCGCAAACGATTGCAGGTTACGATAATGAATTGTTTCAGGCATTGGAAGAAGAGCGTCGCCGTCAGGAAGACCACATAGAACTGATCGCCTCGGAAAATTACACCAGTCCGCGCGTCATGGAGGCCCAAGGCACGCTACTGACCAATAAATACGCGGAAGGCTATCCCGGCAAACGCTATTACGGCGGTTGCGAATATGTCGATAAAGTCGAGCAACTCGCGATCGACCGCGCCAAAGAACTATTCGGCGCCGATTATGCGAATGTACAAGCCCATTCCGGATCGCAGGCCAACATGGCGGTATTCATGGCGCTGATACAACCGGGCGATACGATACTGGGCCTAAGCCTCGCAGACGGCGGCCATTTGACGCACGGCGCCAAACCGAATTTCTCCGGCAAAATCTACAATGCCGTGCAATACGGACTGCACCCGGATACGGGCTTGATCGATTACGACCAAGTCGAAGCCTTAGCGATCGAACACAAACCCAAAGTTCTCGTCGCCGGCTTCTCGGCTTATTCGCGCATTTGGGACTGGCAACGCTTCCGCGAAATCGCCGATAAAGTCGGCGCCTATTTACTGGTCGACATGGCCCATGTTGCAGGATTGGTCGCCGCCGGACTGTACCCAAACCCTGTACCGTTTGCCGATGTCGTCACCAGTACCACACACAAATCGCTACGCGGACCGCGCGGCGGATTGATTCTGTGTAAAAGCAATCCGGAAATCGAAAAAAAATTCGACTCCAGTATCTTTCCCGGCATCCAAGGCGGCCCTTCGATGCATGTTATCGCCGCAAAAGCGGTCGCGTTCAAGGAGGCGATGGAAACCGAATTCAAGACCTATCAACAACAAGTCATCAACAATGCCAAGGCGATGGCCGAAGTCTTCATCGACCGCGGTTTCGATGTCGTTTCCGGCGGAACCGACAATCATTTGATGCTGGTTTCATTAATCCCGAAAGGCATTACCGGCAAAGCCGCCGATGCGGCGCTGGGACGTGCGCATATCACGGTCAATAAAAACGCCGTACCGAACGACCCGCAGTCGCCGTTCGTGACCAGCGGCATCCGTGTCGGCACGCCGGCCCCGACCACGCGCGGCTTCAAAGAAGCGCAAATGACCGAAATCGCGCATTTGATGTGCGACGTGATGGAAAACATCGATAACGAATCGGTCATTTCAGCGGTGCGCGACAAAGTCGCCATCTTGTGCTCGCGCTTTCCGGTTTACGGCTAA
- the cpsG gene encoding phosphomannomutase CpsG, translated as MEKLTCFKAYDIRGQLDTELNDDIAYRIGRACGEYLKAKTIAVGGDVRLTSESLKAALAEGLMDAGVDVIDIGMTGTEEIYYAAQALEIQGAIEVTASHNPMDYNGMKLVREHAKPISGDTGLKEIQRLAEQNDFGPVVVKKGSMTRRSILSGYVDHLMTYIDLQNLTPIKLVVNAGNGAAGHVVDALEERFKVARVPVEFVKIHNEPDGRFPNGIPNPLLPECRADTANAVIEHGADMGIAWDGDFDRCFLFDEKGQFIEGYYIVGLLAEAFLQKNPGAKIIHDPRLTWNTVDVVTAAGGVPVLSKTGHAFIKERMRLEDAVYGGEMSAHHYFRDFAYCDSGMIPWLLVAELLCVKKIRLSEAVAQRIAAYPSSGEINSKLTDPAGAIARVRAAYEGDALVVDETDGISLEFDNWRFNLRSSNTEPVVRLNVESRGDIALMRQKTEEILELLQREY; from the coding sequence ATGGAAAAACTCACTTGTTTTAAAGCTTACGACATACGCGGTCAACTGGATACCGAGCTTAATGACGATATCGCCTATCGAATCGGTCGCGCCTGCGGCGAATATTTGAAGGCCAAGACGATTGCGGTCGGCGGCGACGTGCGGTTGACTTCCGAATCGCTCAAGGCCGCATTGGCCGAAGGCTTGATGGACGCCGGCGTCGATGTGATCGACATCGGCATGACCGGCACCGAGGAAATCTATTACGCGGCGCAGGCGCTGGAAATACAAGGCGCGATAGAGGTAACCGCGAGCCATAATCCGATGGATTATAACGGCATGAAATTGGTGCGCGAGCATGCCAAACCGATCAGCGGCGATACCGGGCTGAAGGAAATCCAACGCCTCGCCGAGCAAAATGATTTCGGGCCGGTGGTCGTCAAGAAAGGCTCAATGACTCGTCGTTCTATACTGTCGGGCTATGTCGATCATTTGATGACTTACATCGATTTGCAGAATTTGACGCCGATCAAGTTGGTCGTAAATGCCGGCAACGGCGCGGCCGGGCATGTGGTCGATGCGTTGGAAGAGCGTTTCAAAGTGGCCCGAGTGCCGGTCGAGTTCGTCAAGATCCATAACGAACCGGACGGCCGTTTTCCGAACGGCATTCCGAATCCGCTCTTGCCCGAGTGCCGCGCCGATACCGCGAATGCCGTCATCGAACATGGGGCCGATATGGGTATCGCTTGGGACGGCGATTTCGACCGCTGTTTTCTGTTCGACGAAAAGGGGCAGTTCATCGAGGGCTATTACATTGTCGGGCTGTTGGCCGAGGCTTTTTTACAGAAAAACCCCGGCGCGAAGATCATTCACGACCCGCGATTGACTTGGAATACGGTCGATGTCGTGACTGCGGCGGGCGGCGTTCCGGTGTTGTCGAAGACCGGCCATGCCTTTATCAAGGAACGCATGCGCCTCGAAGATGCCGTTTACGGGGGAGAGATGAGCGCGCATCATTATTTTCGCGATTTCGCCTATTGCGATAGCGGCATGATTCCGTGGCTGTTGGTCGCGGAATTGTTGTGCGTCAAAAAAATCCGCCTTTCCGAAGCGGTCGCGCAGCGTATCGCGGCGTATCCGTCGTCCGGCGAGATCAACTCGAAACTAACCGACCCGGCCGGTGCGATCGCACGGGTTAGGGCGGCTTATGAAGGCGACGCGCTTGTCGTCGATGAAACAGATGGGATCAGCCTGGAGTTCGACAATTGGCGTTTCAATTTGCGATCCTCGAACACCGAGCCGGTTGTTCGGCTCAATGTCGAATCGCGCGGGGATATTGCGTTGATGCGGCAAAAAACCGAGGAGATTTTGGAGTTGTTACAGCGTGAATATTGA
- a CDS encoding glycerate kinase type-2 family protein has translation MSRPAIQKALREQAAGLFQAGIDAADPYLAVQRSLSSDGLRLEIALSPDDNAPKRTGHWPKIHLIAFGKAACNMAKAARDIIPESLLPGDGIIVTNYENAAQATGFKVIGAGHPIPDEAGLQGARLIAEKMSHAQPDELVLALISGGGSALLPYPRPPITLEEKAQTTSLLLACGATINQVNCVRKHLSMIKGGGLARFAAPANLHALILSDVLGDDLSAIASGPTVPDDTRFDDAIAILRKKDIWESIPNSVKYVLQQGSAGNIPETPKTGDELFNNADHTLIGSNPISLKAVVKAASLLDYDVRVYSEHLSGEAKDEAFKLVSYAKSLLDNGLNKPIALLAGGETTVTLTGQGLGGRNQEMGLAFALAAERLALRGNWVFLSGGTDGRDGPTDAAGALIDPQSLARMRAAGTDPGARLQDNDSYRALQASNDLLITGATGTNVADLQVLLLRP, from the coding sequence ATGAGCCGACCCGCCATTCAAAAAGCGCTCAGAGAACAGGCCGCAGGACTATTCCAAGCCGGCATCGATGCCGCCGATCCGTACCTTGCGGTTCAACGCAGCCTATCCTCGGACGGGCTTCGACTTGAAATAGCCCTATCGCCGGACGACAATGCGCCGAAACGCACGGGACATTGGCCGAAAATTCATTTGATTGCGTTCGGCAAAGCCGCGTGCAACATGGCAAAAGCCGCCCGAGACATCATTCCGGAATCGCTATTGCCCGGCGACGGCATCATCGTTACCAATTACGAGAATGCCGCTCAGGCAACCGGCTTTAAAGTCATCGGCGCCGGCCACCCGATTCCCGACGAAGCGGGACTGCAAGGCGCTCGGTTAATCGCTGAGAAAATGAGTCACGCCCAGCCGGATGAACTGGTTCTGGCGTTGATTAGCGGCGGCGGCTCGGCATTGCTACCCTATCCGCGCCCTCCGATTACGCTCGAAGAAAAAGCGCAAACGACTTCATTACTGCTGGCTTGCGGCGCGACAATTAACCAAGTCAATTGCGTACGCAAGCATCTTTCCATGATCAAGGGCGGCGGACTGGCGCGCTTCGCGGCCCCGGCCAACTTGCACGCACTGATTCTTTCCGACGTCCTAGGCGACGATTTAAGCGCTATCGCAAGCGGGCCAACCGTGCCGGACGACACTCGCTTCGACGACGCCATCGCTATTTTGCGCAAGAAGGATATTTGGGAAAGCATTCCGAATTCGGTCAAATACGTTTTGCAACAAGGTTCCGCCGGCAATATCCCGGAAACGCCGAAAACCGGCGACGAGCTTTTCAATAACGCCGACCACACGCTGATTGGCAGCAATCCGATCAGCTTGAAAGCCGTCGTTAAGGCCGCATCGCTACTGGATTACGACGTTCGAGTCTATTCGGAACATCTTAGCGGCGAAGCGAAAGACGAAGCCTTCAAGTTGGTCTCTTACGCGAAATCCCTGCTCGATAACGGCTTAAACAAACCCATCGCGCTTCTGGCAGGCGGCGAAACCACGGTAACTTTAACGGGGCAAGGCCTCGGCGGCCGCAATCAAGAGATGGGACTGGCCTTCGCATTGGCCGCCGAACGATTAGCATTGCGCGGCAATTGGGTATTTTTGAGCGGCGGCACCGACGGCCGCGACGGCCCGACCGATGCGGCCGGCGCGCTGATCGATCCGCAATCGCTCGCGCGTATGCGCGCTGCCGGAACCGACCCCGGCGCAAGACTGCAAGACAATGACTCTTACCGCGCGCTTCAGGCTTCAAACGATTTACTGATAACCGGTGCGACCGGCACTAATGTTGCCGATTTACAAGTATTACTGCTCCGGCCTTAA
- the tpx gene encoding thiol peroxidase, whose product MATIKFQGKPVNTCGELPAVGSKAPDFTLVNGKLAEVSLASYSGKKKCLNIVPSLDTPTCAASARKFNQKAASLENGVVLVVSADLPFAQARFCQMEGARDIVPLSTFRSSFARDYGVELVDSVLAGLTARAIVIIDEEDRVVYTELVPELADEPDYESALAAMHEID is encoded by the coding sequence ATGGCTACGATTAAATTTCAAGGTAAACCGGTCAACACTTGCGGCGAGCTTCCTGCGGTCGGCTCCAAAGCGCCGGATTTTACTTTGGTCAACGGAAAACTCGCGGAAGTGTCCTTAGCTAGCTATTCGGGTAAAAAGAAATGCCTGAATATCGTGCCCAGTTTGGATACGCCGACTTGTGCCGCGTCCGCAAGAAAATTCAATCAAAAAGCGGCGAGTTTGGAAAACGGCGTCGTGTTGGTCGTTTCGGCCGATTTGCCGTTTGCTCAAGCGCGTTTTTGTCAGATGGAAGGCGCCAGGGATATTGTGCCGTTATCGACCTTTCGTTCGAGTTTCGCGCGCGATTACGGCGTGGAGTTGGTCGATAGCGTGCTGGCCGGATTGACCGCACGAGCGATCGTGATCATCGACGAGGAGGATCGGGTAGTCTATACCGAGCTAGTTCCTGAATTGGCCGACGAGCCCGATTATGAATCGGCGCTAGCGGCGATGCATGAAATCGACTAA